From Thamnophis elegans isolate rThaEle1 chromosome 12, rThaEle1.pri, whole genome shotgun sequence, one genomic window encodes:
- the SLC7A3 gene encoding LOW QUALITY PROTEIN: cationic amino acid transporter 3 (The sequence of the model RefSeq protein was modified relative to this genomic sequence to represent the inferred CDS: inserted 5 bases in 5 codons; deleted 4 bases in 3 codons) — translation RKTLTNFGKKLIRQRTVNLGSQETQLARCLSTVDLXALGVGSTLGAGVYVLSGEXAKDLAGPSIVICFFIAAVSSVLAGLCYAEFGARVPXAGSAYLYSYVTVGXIWAFTTGWNLILSYMIGTASVARAWSSTFDHIIGGHISTFFRNHTALHLENVLAEYPDFFALFLVLLLTGLLSFGVSESALVNKIFTAINLLVLSFVIVAGFVKGDVKNWNLSAEDCQNRTETLLESGQKQGPLGNGGFFPFGFQGVLSGAATCFYAFVGFDCIATTGEEARNPQRSIPISIIISLIICFVAYFGVSASLTLMVPYFXVDKESPLPDAFKVVGWEPARYVVAIGSLCALSTSLLGSMFPMPRVIYAMAEDGLLFRFLFRVHSRTKTPLVATVVSGIIAALMAFLFELKDLVNLMSIGTLLAYSLVAICVLILRYQPELFRFSKDLEMLEINGSEEEKMTINSTVGDGQNAFKEFSCRSLFFPAEDNPTHISGRIVYISTTAVAVTITALCGILAHEWEALLEGSVGWVIACVILLGICSLATAVIWRQPEKQETPHFQSAWPALLPLFSTLVKLYLMMQLDAGTWARFAVWMAIGFAIYFGYGLQHSEEGQGAQQSPSAADKGLPSAHSELSQELAI, via the exons AGGAAAACCTTGACCAACTTTGGCAAGAAGCTGATCCGGCAGCGGACGGTGAACCTGGGCTCGCAGGAAACTCAGCTGGCCCGTTGCCTCTCCACCGTAGACC ATGCTCTAGGAGTGGGCAGCACCCTTGGAGCGGGCGTCTACGTCTTGTCCGGAG GGGCCAAGGATCTGGCTGGCCCGTCTATTGTGATCTGTTTCTTCATTGCGGCCGTCTCTTCTGTTCTGGCTGGCTTGTGCTACGCAGAGTTTGGCGCCCGGGTAC AGGCCGGTTCTGCCTACCTCTACAGCTACGTCACCGTTG AAATTTGGGCCTTCACCACAGGGTGGAACCTTATCCTCTCCTACATGATAG GGACAGCAAGTGTGGCTCGGGCTTGGAGTTCCACCTTCGACCACATCATTGGAGGCCACATCTCCACTTTCTTCCGGAACCACACAGCTTTGCACCTGGAAAACGTGCTGGCTGAGTACCCCGACTTCTTTGCCCTCTTCTTGGTGCTGCTGCTCACAG GCCTGCTGTCCTTCGGAGTGAGCGAATCTGCCCTGGTGAATAAAATCTTC ACGGCCATCAACTTGCTGGTGCTCAGCTTTGTCATCGTTGCGGGTTTTGTGAAAGGAGACGTCAAGAACTGGAACCTGTCCGCGGAAGATTGTCAGAACCGCACGGAAACCCTCTTGGAGTCTGGACAAA AACAGGGTCCGCTTGGCAATGGAGGGTTTTTCCCCTTTGGCTTCCAGGGAGTCCTCTCGGGGGCTGCCACCTGTTTCTACGCCTTCGTTGGATTCGACTGCATCGCCACCACAG GTGAGGAAGCACGGAACCCTCAGCGATCAATCCCCATCAGCATCATCATCTCCCTCATCATCTGCTTTGTGGCCTATTTTGGCGTTTCGGCGTCCTTGACCTTGATGGTTCCCTATT TGGTGGATAAAGAGAGCCCACTGCCTGATGCCTTCAAGGTCGTGGGCTGGGAGCCCGCCCGCTACGTGGTGGCCATCGGCTCCCTCTGTGCCCTCTCTACAAG CTTGCTTGGATCCATGTTCCCCATGCCGCGAGTGATCTATGCTATGGCTGAAGACGGACTGCTCTTCCGATTCCTCTTCCGGGTTCACAGCCGGACCAAGACTCCCTTGGTGGCCACTGTCGTCTCGGGCATCATTGCAG CCCTGATGGCGTTTCTCTTTGAGCTGAAGGATTTGGTCAACCTGATGTCTATCGGCACGCTGTTGGCCTACTCCCTGGTGGCTATTTGCGTGCTCATCCTCAG ATACCAACCTGAGCTCTTCAGGTTCTCCAAAGATCTGGAAATGCTCGAGATCAACGGAAGCGAAGAAGAAAAGATGACCATTAATTCCACGGTCGGCGATGGCCAGAACGCATTCAAA GAATTCAGCTGCAGGAGCCTTTTCTTCCCCGCCGAGGACAACCCAACCCATATCTCAGGGCGCATCGTCTACATCAGCACCACGGCCGTCG CTGTCACGATCACTGCCCTGTGTGGCATTCTGGCCCATGAGTGGGAAGCCCTCCTGGAGGGCAGCGTCGGCTGGGTCATT GCCTGTGTCATTCTCCTGGGCATTTGCTCGCTGGCAACAGCCGTCATCTGGAGGCAGCCAGAAAAGCAAGAAACGCCTCACTTTCAAA gTGCCTGGCCTGCGTTGCTCCCCCTCTTCAGCACTCTGGTGAAACTCTATCTCATGATGCAGCTCGATGCTGGGACCTGGGCCCGCTTCGCTGTCTGGATGGCCATCG GCTTTGCCATCTATTTCGGTTATGGGCTTCAGCATAGCGAAGAAGGTCAGGGGGCACAGCAGTCCCCGTCAGCCGCCGACAAAGGCCTGCCTTCGGCCCACTCTGAGCTGAGCCAAGAGCTCGCCATCTGA
- the SNX12 gene encoding sorting nexin-12, with protein MTEAAVADTRRLNSKPQDLTDAYGPPSNFLEIDIFNPQTVGVGRARYTSYELRMRTNLPIFKLKDSCVRRRYSDFEWLKNELERDSKIVVPPLPGKALKRQLPFRGDEGIFEESFIEERRQGLEQFINKIAGHPLAQNERCLHMFLQDETIDRNYVPGKVRQ; from the exons ATGACCGAGGCGGCGGTGGCCGACACGCGGCGCCTGAACTCGAAGCCGCAGGACCTGACGGACGCCTACGGGCCGCCCAGCAACTTCCTGGAGATCGACATCTTCAACCCGCAGACCGTGGGCGTCGGGCGGGCCCGCTACACCAGCTACGAGCTCCGCATGAGA ACAAACCTGCCCATCTTCAAACTGAAAGACTCCTGCGTGAGGCGGCGATACAGCGACTTTGAATGGCTGAAGAATGAGCTGGAGCGGGACAGTAAG ATTGTAGTACCTCCATTGCCTGGCAAGGCCTTGAAGCGCCAGCTTCCTTTCCGGGGAGACGAAGGCATCTTTGAGGAGTCCTTCATAGAAGAAAGAAGACAAGGCTTAGAACAGTTCATCAACAA AATCGCTGGACACCCGCTGGCACAGAACGAGCGCTGCTTACATATGTTCCTGCAAGACGAAACTATCGATAGGAATTACGTCCCGGGGAAAGTCCGCCAGTAG